Proteins found in one Zea mays cultivar B73 chromosome 1, Zm-B73-REFERENCE-NAM-5.0, whole genome shotgun sequence genomic segment:
- the LOC100283258 gene encoding pectinesterase inhibitor domain containing protein precursor, with the protein MEARAAMSWYCGSLLAVAIALFLSVSLGVRAAGAGAGVDIKVSCAATPDPDVCLRALQADSDSKTPRDLAEAALRAATTAGGAAGDYARHEMDVVKDNDMWQCLNECAGEIEEALDHLDDTEGGLDDGKLHDVKLFLDTAEEDTWSCDVCCKHAPSTPVKTTLLAKNKDFEALMRVAHALIKRATGGAGDAPAPAPAARAKIH; encoded by the coding sequence ATGGAGGCGAGAGCGGCCATGAGCTGGTACTGCGGCTCCCTTCTGGCCGTGGCCATCGCGCTGTTCCTGTCCGTGTCCCTCGGCGTGCgcgccgccggcgccggcgccggcgttgACATCAAGGTGTCGTGTGCAGCGACGCCGGACCCGGACGTGTGCCTGCGCGCGCTCCAGGCGGACAGCGACTCCAAGACCCCGCGGGACCTGGCGGAGGCGGCGCTCCGCGCGGCGACGACCgcgggcggcgcggcgggcgACTACGCGCGGCACGAGATGGACGTGGTGAAGGACAACGACATGTGGCAGTGCCTGAACGAGTGCGCCGGGGAGATCGAGGAGGCGCTGGACCACCTGGACGACACCGAGGGCGGCCTCGACGACGGCAAGCTCCACGACGTGAAGCTGTTCCTGGACACGGCGGAGGAGGACACGTGGTCCTGCGACGTCTGCTGCAAGCACGCCCCATCCACGCCCGTCAAAACCACGCTGCTCGCCAAGAACAAGGACTTCGAGGCGCTCATGCGCGTCGCCCACGCGCTCATCAAGCGGGCCACCGGTGGCGCCGGTgacgcgccggcgccggcgcccgcCGCCCGCGCCAAGATTCATTAA